In Gemmatimonadota bacterium, one genomic interval encodes:
- a CDS encoding PorV/PorQ family protein: MKHTMSAVLIVLMALALSAPASAQALFPEAEEVLNPEGRSKIKPSTFNFLKVTNNARVAGMGDAFTAVSDGIDGMIWNPAGLTKVNNLAYTFGYTQWLVESSFVTGSLAYNTGQWGVLGVSFVNFTLPDMPETTTMEPDGTGAMVNSGDLAIGLVYAYQLTDKLSSAASLRFVQSALGPETLSAVSVNVSTLMYTGFQSLRIGMNMKNLGGEQEIVSEKSEMPLVFHTGIAMELYGNLGDPVSLTGSFEGAFFTDREQRWNLGGELWIQNLIALRAGYKIKYDVETWSIGGGLKGKFGGRHIALDVSYSNLGDLFDPPLRLNLSGSL, from the coding sequence ATGAAACATACGATGTCCGCAGTGCTAATCGTTTTGATGGCGCTCGCCCTATCGGCTCCGGCCTCGGCGCAGGCACTCTTCCCAGAAGCCGAAGAAGTCCTGAATCCAGAGGGCCGCAGCAAGATCAAGCCATCCACATTCAATTTTTTGAAAGTGACCAACAATGCCCGAGTCGCGGGCATGGGCGATGCTTTTACCGCGGTATCCGACGGGATAGACGGCATGATCTGGAACCCGGCGGGCCTGACCAAAGTGAATAATCTCGCATATACCTTTGGCTACACCCAATGGCTGGTCGAATCGTCATTTGTCACCGGATCTCTCGCCTACAACACCGGACAGTGGGGCGTACTGGGCGTATCATTTGTGAACTTTACCCTGCCCGACATGCCCGAAACAACCACCATGGAACCAGACGGCACCGGTGCGATGGTGAACTCGGGCGACCTCGCCATCGGCCTGGTTTACGCCTATCAATTGACCGACAAGCTCTCGTCAGCAGCCTCCTTGCGCTTTGTCCAATCCGCGCTGGGACCAGAGACACTCAGCGCAGTCTCCGTGAATGTCAGCACCTTGATGTACACGGGCTTTCAAAGCCTGCGCATTGGCATGAACATGAAAAACCTGGGCGGAGAGCAGGAAATTGTGAGCGAAAAATCGGAAATGCCCCTGGTATTCCACACCGGGATAGCCATGGAATTGTACGGCAACCTCGGCGATCCCGTATCTCTGACCGGCTCGTTTGAAGGCGCTTTCTTCACCGACCGCGAACAGCGCTGGAATCTGGGCGGTGAACTCTGGATACAGAACCTCATCGCGCTTCGAGCGGGCTATAAGATCAAATACGATGTGGAAACCTGGAGTATTGGCGGCGGTCTCAAGGGAAAATTCGGCGGACGACACATCGCCTTAGACGTATCGTATAGCAATCTTGGCGATCTGTTCGACCCGCCCCTGCGCCTGAACCTCTCGGGTTCACTGTAG